From a region of the Sporosarcina ureilytica genome:
- a CDS encoding heavy metal translocating P-type ATPase encodes MPTTNKSEYRLENLTCASCAAKFEKNIKELPAVEEAQVNFGASKLAVVGNITVEEIEAAGAFDGITVVSEDKQERLEPPIPFYKRKENIVTVLSLLFLLIGATLSFIHEEMYPPAIVFFAISIAVGGASMFKTGIQNLLRLDFDMKTLMTIAIIGAVIIGEWREGAVIVFLFAVSEALEAYSMNKARQSIRLLMDIAPSSATVKRNGKFTKIPTEDIVRGDILIVKPGEKIAMDGVVSTGSSTINQAAITGESVPVFKQQGDEVFAGTINEEGALEVKVTKLVGDTALAKIIHLVEEAQAEKAPSQKFVDRFAKYYTPAIMVIALLIAVVPPLLGADWHTWVYQGLAVLVVGCPCALVVSTPVAIVTAIGNAARHGVLIKGGIHLEETGHLHAIAFDKTGTLTKGYPEVSDFVVTGVVKEDLLSAVAAVESLSQHPLANAIVHYAEKNNVEMKEVTNFQSVTGKGAYGTVANQKIRIGSISWIEEFTTIPEDAVALASSLQREGKSVMAMMSENVYAGLVAVADPIREESKALLQRLKEIGIRHTVMLTGDHEQTGQAIGKALNMSDVRAGLMPEDKLKVVQQLQEKYGRVAMVGDGINDAPALAEATVGIAMGGAGTDAALETADIALMADDLTKLPYTIKLSRKTLRIIKENIMFALGLKIIALLLIIPGWLTLWIAIFADMGATILVVLNSLRLIRIEK; translated from the coding sequence ATGCCGACAACGAATAAATCGGAATATCGTTTAGAAAATTTGACGTGTGCAAGTTGTGCGGCAAAGTTTGAAAAAAATATTAAAGAACTGCCGGCTGTTGAAGAGGCACAGGTTAACTTCGGTGCGTCGAAGCTAGCGGTCGTTGGGAATATTACTGTTGAAGAAATTGAAGCGGCCGGCGCTTTTGATGGAATCACAGTAGTGTCTGAAGATAAGCAAGAAAGATTAGAGCCGCCGATCCCGTTTTATAAACGGAAAGAAAATATTGTCACTGTGTTGTCACTCCTATTTTTACTAATTGGCGCAACCCTATCCTTTATTCACGAAGAAATGTATCCGCCGGCCATTGTTTTCTTTGCGATTTCGATTGCGGTGGGCGGGGCTAGTATGTTTAAAACGGGGATTCAAAATTTACTCCGTTTAGATTTTGATATGAAGACGTTAATGACGATTGCGATTATTGGCGCAGTCATTATCGGTGAGTGGCGTGAAGGTGCGGTCATTGTGTTTTTATTCGCCGTTAGTGAAGCACTTGAGGCTTATTCTATGAATAAAGCGAGACAGTCGATTCGATTACTGATGGACATTGCACCGTCTTCGGCCACGGTTAAGCGGAATGGGAAGTTTACGAAAATCCCGACGGAAGACATTGTTCGAGGAGATATCCTTATCGTAAAGCCTGGAGAAAAAATTGCGATGGACGGCGTTGTTTCGACCGGCTCATCGACAATAAATCAGGCTGCGATCACAGGGGAGTCTGTTCCTGTGTTTAAACAGCAAGGTGACGAAGTGTTTGCCGGTACGATTAACGAAGAAGGGGCACTTGAAGTAAAAGTGACGAAACTCGTTGGGGATACAGCTTTGGCAAAAATTATTCACCTTGTTGAAGAGGCGCAAGCTGAAAAAGCGCCATCTCAAAAATTCGTCGATCGTTTTGCGAAATATTACACGCCGGCAATTATGGTCATTGCGTTGCTTATTGCGGTGGTCCCTCCATTACTGGGAGCCGACTGGCATACATGGGTGTATCAAGGATTGGCGGTGCTTGTCGTTGGATGTCCGTGTGCACTTGTTGTTTCTACGCCAGTTGCCATTGTCACGGCCATTGGAAATGCGGCAAGACATGGGGTGCTCATTAAAGGTGGCATTCATTTAGAAGAAACTGGGCATTTACACGCGATTGCTTTTGATAAAACCGGTACGCTAACAAAGGGGTATCCAGAAGTAAGTGATTTCGTCGTTACAGGAGTTGTTAAAGAAGACCTCCTTAGTGCAGTGGCGGCGGTAGAGTCATTGTCTCAACACCCATTGGCGAATGCGATTGTTCATTATGCGGAGAAAAATAACGTCGAAATGAAAGAGGTAACAAATTTTCAATCGGTTACCGGAAAAGGCGCTTATGGCACAGTTGCGAATCAAAAAATTAGGATTGGTAGTATAAGTTGGATTGAAGAATTCACAACCATCCCAGAAGATGCTGTGGCCCTGGCATCATCGCTCCAACGCGAAGGGAAATCGGTTATGGCGATGATGAGTGAAAATGTCTACGCAGGTTTGGTGGCTGTTGCCGATCCAATCCGTGAAGAAAGTAAGGCGTTATTACAACGATTAAAAGAAATTGGCATTCGTCACACGGTCATGTTAACAGGTGACCATGAGCAAACTGGGCAAGCAATCGGAAAAGCATTAAATATGAGTGATGTGCGTGCAGGACTTATGCCAGAAGATAAATTAAAAGTTGTGCAACAACTACAAGAGAAATATGGTCGGGTGGCAATGGTTGGGGACGGTATTAATGACGCACCTGCACTCGCAGAAGCAACTGTCGGGATTGCGATGGGTGGTGCTGGAACCGATGCCGCACTAGAAACAGCCGATATCGCCTTAATGGCAGATGATCTTACTAAACTTCCTTATACAATTAAATTAAGTAGAAAAACATTGCGTATAATTAAAGAAAACATTATGTTTGCATTAGGATTAAAAATCATTGCGCTTCTATTAATTATCCCGGGGTGGCTAACATTGTGGATTGCGATTTTTGCAGATATGGGCGCAACAATACTTGTCGTACTGAATTCATTGCGGCTGATTCGCATTGAAAAATAG
- a CDS encoding P1 family peptidase — protein sequence MKKGKWNAITDVPNVKVGHVTLDEELPNEGAIRTGVTAILPHAGNLFEQKVPAASFILNGFGKTVGLIQVDELGVLESPIMLTNTFSVAQVLQGTLDYMLAQNKTIADTTSSLNIVVGECNDSYLNSMREMKVQAHHAIEAIQQAATGPIEQGAVGAGKGMICYEVKAGIGSSSRIVSYESTTYTVGVLTLTNFGKAAECKINDWLQKNGYNQYEAIFPTREEVEKPDGSVMIIVATDAPVNERQLKRFAKRAAIGLGRTGTSVHNGSGDIIIAFSNGYTIPHSADDTTISPALLRDDHPIMNDLFLAIVEATEEAVYQSLLHAETTTGRQGRVIEKCILEKK from the coding sequence ATGAAAAAAGGAAAATGGAATGCAATCACGGATGTACCGAATGTAAAAGTCGGACATGTAACGCTGGACGAGGAACTTCCAAATGAGGGAGCGATTCGCACAGGCGTCACGGCGATTTTGCCGCACGCGGGGAATTTATTCGAACAGAAAGTGCCAGCTGCAAGCTTTATATTAAATGGTTTTGGCAAAACGGTTGGACTCATTCAAGTGGACGAGCTCGGGGTCCTGGAATCCCCCATTATGCTGACAAATACGTTTAGCGTCGCCCAAGTGTTACAAGGAACGTTAGACTATATGCTGGCGCAAAATAAAACGATTGCCGATACGACCAGCTCCTTAAATATCGTCGTTGGCGAATGCAATGATAGTTATTTAAACTCAATGAGGGAAATGAAAGTCCAAGCGCACCATGCCATTGAAGCGATTCAACAGGCTGCAACAGGCCCTATCGAACAAGGTGCGGTTGGCGCCGGAAAAGGTATGATTTGTTATGAGGTGAAAGCCGGCATCGGCTCTTCTTCGCGAATTGTCTCTTATGAATCCACAACCTATACAGTAGGCGTGTTAACGCTAACGAACTTCGGAAAAGCCGCCGAATGTAAAATTAACGACTGGTTACAAAAAAATGGATACAACCAGTACGAAGCGATTTTCCCAACGAGAGAAGAAGTCGAAAAACCTGATGGCTCGGTTATGATCATCGTCGCAACTGACGCCCCAGTCAATGAACGTCAACTAAAACGTTTTGCAAAACGAGCAGCAATTGGCCTCGGACGCACAGGCACTTCCGTACATAATGGAAGCGGTGATATAATAATCGCGTTTTCGAATGGCTATACGATTCCTCACTCTGCAGATGACACGACAATTTCTCCTGCTCTATTACGCGATGACCACCCAATCATGAATGATTTATTCCTAGCAATCGTGGAAGCGACTGAAGAAGCTGTTTACCAATCGTTGCTTCATGCAGAAACAACCACTGGACGACAGGGAAGAGTCATTGAAAAATGTATCCTCGAGAAAAAATAA
- the mntR gene encoding transcriptional regulator MntR: MATPGMEDYLEQIYLHIERNGVARASDIADSLDVLPSSVTKMVQRLDREGYVYYERYKGIELTEKGLAFGRKLVKRHDILEEFLRIIGVKEEKIYDDVEGIEHHLSWNAIDRIADLVETLEQNPDFKEKLKAERKK; this comes from the coding sequence ATGGCTACACCAGGGATGGAAGATTATCTAGAACAAATTTATTTACATATTGAAAGAAATGGGGTTGCACGCGCATCCGATATTGCTGACTCACTAGACGTTCTCCCTTCATCTGTTACAAAAATGGTTCAACGACTAGATCGTGAAGGATATGTTTATTATGAAAGGTATAAAGGAATAGAATTAACAGAGAAAGGTTTGGCGTTTGGGAGGAAACTTGTAAAGCGACATGATATTCTAGAGGAGTTTCTTCGTATTATCGGTGTGAAAGAAGAAAAGATTTATGATGATGTAGAAGGGATCGAACATCATTTAAGTTGGAACGCGATTGATCGAATTGCAGACCTTGTAGAAACATTGGAACAAAATCCGGACTTCAAGGAAAAATTGAAGGCCGAGAGAAAAAAGTAA
- a CDS encoding GNAT family N-acetyltransferase, whose translation MRLQEWTMEEQEQLIHFLTTNTWPYHGNTHPARHLIEKTIEEGGYQSDEVKTFWVENDKQEKVGIVKLYDLRDEIPMFDLRIADLYRGYGYGPAALQLVVDYVFELPAKKIRLEGHTRQDNLAMRKTFERAGFVKEAHLRNAWFSPKENSYYDAVTYGITREDYQGGVTTPVVWEDEKEAERGIQIPKFPERFESERLIIRAPQVEDALDAWTSVCNSQAALSEWMPWAKETPRLESTEESLRQAVADFITRKDLRLHLFLKENGAFIGSSGLHRIDWSIPKFEIGYWLDTKFEGHGYMTEAVQAITEFAFQELGARRIEIRCDEENIKSRAVAERVGFELEGTLKQDSVSIDGNGLRNTCIYAKIK comes from the coding sequence ATGCGGTTACAAGAATGGACGATGGAAGAGCAAGAGCAGCTGATCCACTTTTTAACAACAAATACATGGCCTTATCATGGCAATACACATCCTGCGCGCCATCTTATCGAAAAGACGATTGAAGAGGGCGGCTATCAATCTGATGAAGTGAAAACATTTTGGGTGGAAAATGACAAACAAGAAAAAGTCGGTATCGTTAAATTATATGATTTACGTGATGAAATCCCGATGTTTGATTTGCGGATTGCAGATTTATATAGAGGATATGGGTATGGACCAGCGGCGCTTCAACTCGTAGTAGATTATGTATTTGAACTGCCTGCAAAGAAAATTCGTTTGGAAGGCCATACGAGACAAGATAATTTAGCAATGCGTAAAACGTTTGAACGCGCAGGCTTTGTAAAAGAAGCACATTTGCGAAATGCATGGTTTTCTCCGAAGGAAAATTCCTATTATGATGCTGTCACCTATGGAATTACGCGGGAGGACTATCAAGGCGGTGTGACGACGCCGGTTGTTTGGGAGGATGAAAAGGAGGCGGAACGGGGGATTCAAATCCCGAAGTTTCCGGAACGTTTTGAATCGGAACGGCTTATTATTCGGGCACCACAAGTAGAGGATGCACTTGATGCTTGGACGTCTGTCTGTAACTCGCAAGCAGCCCTTTCCGAGTGGATGCCATGGGCAAAGGAAACGCCACGGTTGGAATCGACTGAGGAAAGTTTACGGCAGGCAGTTGCTGACTTTATTACCCGAAAAGATTTGCGTTTACATTTATTTCTAAAGGAAAATGGTGCATTTATCGGTTCATCGGGACTCCATCGAATTGATTGGTCCATCCCAAAATTTGAAATTGGTTATTGGTTAGACACTAAATTCGAAGGGCATGGCTATATGACAGAAGCTGTACAGGCGATTACCGAATTTGCTTTTCAAGAACTTGGGGCACGCCGGATAGAAATTCGATGTGACGAGGAAAATATTAAAAGTCGTGCAGTTGCGGAACGTGTAGGCTTTGAACTTGAGGGCACATTAAAGCAAGACAGCGTCTCAATAGATGGAAATGGTTTACGTAATACATGTATCTATGCGAAAATCAAATAA
- a CDS encoding lmo0937 family membrane protein: MGQFLWFVIVALFVFWLVGLLFKIGGGLIHIILVIAGIIFIFQLLTGRRSR; this comes from the coding sequence ATGGGTCAATTTCTTTGGTTTGTGATTGTAGCCCTTTTTGTATTTTGGCTAGTAGGTCTTCTATTCAAAATAGGCGGTGGACTAATCCACATTATTTTAGTGATTGCCGGGATCATCTTCATTTTCCAACTTCTCACAGGTAGACGTTCCCGTTAA
- a CDS encoding ArsR/SmtB family transcription factor, protein MQSKEVCEVTVVHEDVVRRVRHQLPEVSQAVQIFKALADETRLRIAYALTLEEEMCVCDVAAVIDSSVATASHHLRYLRDHSLAKSTRKGRMVYYALADAHVHQLVTIAQAHAIEGENDADNE, encoded by the coding sequence ATGCAATCGAAAGAAGTATGTGAAGTAACGGTGGTTCATGAAGATGTTGTGCGGCGAGTTCGACATCAATTGCCAGAAGTCAGTCAAGCCGTTCAAATATTCAAAGCGCTTGCGGATGAAACGCGATTGAGAATTGCTTATGCACTAACATTAGAAGAGGAAATGTGTGTGTGTGACGTTGCAGCTGTGATTGATTCTTCGGTAGCGACGGCTTCACACCATTTGAGATATTTACGCGACCATTCACTCGCTAAGTCTACACGCAAAGGTAGAATGGTTTATTACGCGCTTGCTGATGCGCATGTTCATCAACTGGTGACGATTGCACAGGCTCATGCGATAGAAGGTGAAAACGATGCCGACAACGAATAA
- a CDS encoding CvfB family protein, whose translation MTQLQSGSVAELEIIDQEGSRWVLKGNEENIMMNVSDADEDVQIGDSVSVFLYMNRRKELTATMSMPNMTMGTFGWAKVIRSEANEGVYVDIGSSFEVLVNGADLPQIKKLWPQPGDELYMTLRTDLGGGIFGRLATEERVLEQIAIADQSVFNANVTARAYRLLPVGSFMLTIPENYRVFVHESEQKAEPRLGEEVTVRIIDVHSDGTLNGSMLPRVEERLTGDAEVIYTYLTDVGGKMPFTDKSSPEEIREMFNMSKGSFKRALGRLMRERKVIQEDGWTKVTGD comes from the coding sequence ATGACACAATTACAATCTGGTAGTGTAGCGGAACTTGAAATAATCGACCAAGAAGGTTCAAGATGGGTATTAAAAGGAAACGAAGAGAATATTATGATGAACGTTTCGGATGCAGATGAAGACGTTCAAATTGGCGATAGCGTAAGCGTATTTCTATATATGAATCGTCGTAAAGAATTAACAGCCACAATGAGTATGCCGAATATGACGATGGGCACGTTTGGTTGGGCGAAAGTGATTCGTTCTGAAGCGAATGAAGGGGTATACGTTGATATCGGTTCTTCATTTGAAGTGCTCGTGAATGGCGCTGACTTGCCGCAAATTAAAAAACTATGGCCTCAACCTGGAGATGAGTTGTATATGACGTTACGCACAGATTTAGGCGGCGGCATATTTGGGAGACTTGCAACTGAAGAACGTGTATTGGAGCAGATCGCAATTGCAGATCAATCCGTGTTCAATGCAAATGTTACTGCAAGGGCCTATCGTTTATTACCGGTCGGCTCGTTTATGTTAACGATTCCTGAGAACTACCGCGTCTTTGTGCACGAATCAGAACAAAAAGCTGAGCCTAGATTAGGTGAAGAAGTAACAGTTCGAATCATCGATGTGCACAGTGATGGCACATTAAACGGTTCTATGTTGCCAAGAGTGGAAGAGCGTTTAACGGGCGATGCAGAAGTGATTTATACTTATTTAACGGATGTTGGCGGAAAAATGCCATTCACAGATAAGTCTTCCCCTGAAGAAATTCGGGAGATGTTTAATATGAGTAAAGGATCATTCAAACGAGCACTTGGGCGACTGATGAGAGAGCGTAAAGTGATTCAAGAAGACGGTTGGACAAAAGTAACGGGTGACTAA